A single genomic interval of Cucumis sativus cultivar 9930 chromosome 7, Cucumber_9930_V3, whole genome shotgun sequence harbors:
- the LOC101208790 gene encoding pentatricopeptide repeat-containing protein At3g22470, mitochondrial isoform X3 produces the protein MTFKANSVASASSIVAISSKAKLFSSLFTHSPTIPSSNPQISSANHPKSLHALSERISLQHGLPMFIHNCKKDELCKIGKWKEAKRLFNEMVDQGVRPDVVTFSALIDTLCKEGMVIEAKKFLETMMLRGIVPDLFTFTSLIEGFCLVGDLDSAKELFLSMPSKGYEPDVISYTVLIYGYCKTFNVEEAMKLYNEMLRVGKWPDMKTFCVLLKGLFLAGKVGDAKKLFGVVKPHAVPKNLYICSVFLDGLCKNGCLFEAMELFNELKSYNMKLDIESFNCLIDGLCKARKLETAWELFEKLSQEGLQPDVVTYCIMINGFCKNGQVDNANILFQMMEENGCTPNLLTYSALLHGFYKNNKLEEVVKLLHKMIQKDVSLAASIYTIVEDMVSKDEKCREWLDILQRFPVQKHPS, from the exons ATGACTTTCAAGGCCAACTCCGTTGCTTCCGCTTCTTCTATTGTTGCAATTTCTTCCAAAGCTAAGCTATTTTCCTCTCTATTTACTCACTCTCCAACTATTCCATCATCAAATCCCCAAATTTCCTCTGCAAATCATCCTAAATCCCTACATGCATTGTCGGAACGGATTTCGCTTCAACACGGCCTTCCAATGTTCATACACAATTGCAAGAAAG ATGAACTTTGTAAGATTGGAAAGTGGAAAGAGGCTAAACGTTTGTTCAATGAGATGGTGGATCAAGGTGTTAGACCAGACGTGGTTACATTTAGTGCATTGATTGATACGCTTTGCAAGGAAGGAATGGTTATCGAAGCTAAGAAGTTTCTAGAGACGATGATGCTAAGGGGTATCGTTCCTGATTTGTTTACTTTTACTTCACTTATTGAGGGGTTTTGTTTGGTTGGTGATCTGGATAGTGCTAAGGAGTTGTTCCTTAGTATGCCAAGTAAGGGATATGAACCTGATGTGATTAGTTACACTGTGCTAATCTATGGGTATTGTAAAACCTTTAACGTGGAAGAAGCAATGAAGCTTTACAATGAAATGCTTCGTGTGGGAAAGTGGCCAGATATGAAAACTTTTTGTGTACTGTTAAAAGGGCTTTTTCTTGCGGGCAAGGTTGGTGATGCAAAGAAACTATTTGGTGTCGTTAAACCTCATGCTGTTcccaaaaatttatatatatgtagtgTTTTCTTAGATGGGTTGTGTAAGAATGGCTGTTTATTTGAAGCAATGGAACTTTTCAATGAGCTCAAATCATACAACATGAAATTGGACATTGAAAGCTTCAACTGTCTAATTGACGGCCTATGCAAAGCAAGGAAACTTGAAACTGCTTGGGAGCTATTTGAAAAACTATCTCAGGAAGGGCTTCAACCAGATGTTGTGACATATTGCATTATGATCAATGGATTTTGTAAAAACGGACAAGTAGATaatgcaaatattttatttcaaatgatGGAAGAAAATGGTTGTACTCCTAACTTACTTACTTATAGCGCCTTGTTGCATGGTttctacaaaaataataaattagagGAGGTGGTTAAACTCCTCCATAAGATGATTCAAAAGGATGTGTCACTAGCTGCTAGCATTTACACTATAGTTGAAGACATGGTTtccaaagatgaaaaatgtcGAGAATGGCTAGACATACTTCAAAGGTTTCCTGTCCAAAAGCATCCATCTTGA
- the LOC101208790 gene encoding pentatricopeptide repeat-containing protein At3g22470, mitochondrial isoform X1 gives MTFKANSVASASSIVAISSKAKLFSSLFTHSPTIPSSNPQISSANHPKSLHALSERISLQHGLPMFIHNCKKGLSAMAGIMRRGYIPDVVTYTSLIKGLCMEHRISEATRLFIRMQKLGCWPNVVTYGTLIKGLCRTGNINLALKLHQEMLNGTSPYAINCKPNIFSYNIIIDELCKIGKWKEAKRLFNEMVDQGVRPDVVTFSALIDTLCKEGMVIEAKKFLETMMLRGIVPDLFTFTSLIEGFCLVGDLDSAKELFLSMPSKGYEPDVISYTVLIYGYCKTFNVEEAMKLYNEMLRVGKWPDMKTFCVLLKGLFLAGKVGDAKKLFGVVKPHAVPKNLYICSVFLDGLCKNGCLFEAMELFNELKSYNMKLDIESFNCLIDGLCKARKLETAWELFEKLSQEGLQPDVVTYCIMINGFCKNGQVDNANILFQMMEENGCTPNLLTYSALLHGFYKNNKLEEVVKLLHKMIQKDVSLAASIYTIVEDMVSKDEKCREWLDILQRFPVQKHPS, from the exons ATGACTTTCAAGGCCAACTCCGTTGCTTCCGCTTCTTCTATTGTTGCAATTTCTTCCAAAGCTAAGCTATTTTCCTCTCTATTTACTCACTCTCCAACTATTCCATCATCAAATCCCCAAATTTCCTCTGCAAATCATCCTAAATCCCTACATGCATTGTCGGAACGGATTTCGCTTCAACACGGCCTTCCAATGTTCATACACAATTGCAAGAAAG GTCTTTCGGCCATGGCGGGTATTATGAGGAGAGGTTACATTCCTGATGTAGTGACATATACTTCCTTGATTAAGGGCCTGTGTATGGAGCATAGGATTAGTGAAGCCACAAGGCTATTTATCAGAATGCAAAAGTTAGGTTGTTGGCCTAATGTTGTTACGTATGGGACTTTAATAAAGGGCCTATGTCGAACAGGGAATATTAACCTTGCACTTAAGTTGCACCAAGAAATGCTCAATGGCACTAGTCCATATGCGATTAATTGTAAGcctaatattttttcatataatatcaTCATAGATGAACTTTGTAAGATTGGAAAGTGGAAAGAGGCTAAACGTTTGTTCAATGAGATGGTGGATCAAGGTGTTAGACCAGACGTGGTTACATTTAGTGCATTGATTGATACGCTTTGCAAGGAAGGAATGGTTATCGAAGCTAAGAAGTTTCTAGAGACGATGATGCTAAGGGGTATCGTTCCTGATTTGTTTACTTTTACTTCACTTATTGAGGGGTTTTGTTTGGTTGGTGATCTGGATAGTGCTAAGGAGTTGTTCCTTAGTATGCCAAGTAAGGGATATGAACCTGATGTGATTAGTTACACTGTGCTAATCTATGGGTATTGTAAAACCTTTAACGTGGAAGAAGCAATGAAGCTTTACAATGAAATGCTTCGTGTGGGAAAGTGGCCAGATATGAAAACTTTTTGTGTACTGTTAAAAGGGCTTTTTCTTGCGGGCAAGGTTGGTGATGCAAAGAAACTATTTGGTGTCGTTAAACCTCATGCTGTTcccaaaaatttatatatatgtagtgTTTTCTTAGATGGGTTGTGTAAGAATGGCTGTTTATTTGAAGCAATGGAACTTTTCAATGAGCTCAAATCATACAACATGAAATTGGACATTGAAAGCTTCAACTGTCTAATTGACGGCCTATGCAAAGCAAGGAAACTTGAAACTGCTTGGGAGCTATTTGAAAAACTATCTCAGGAAGGGCTTCAACCAGATGTTGTGACATATTGCATTATGATCAATGGATTTTGTAAAAACGGACAAGTAGATaatgcaaatattttatttcaaatgatGGAAGAAAATGGTTGTACTCCTAACTTACTTACTTATAGCGCCTTGTTGCATGGTttctacaaaaataataaattagagGAGGTGGTTAAACTCCTCCATAAGATGATTCAAAAGGATGTGTCACTAGCTGCTAGCATTTACACTATAGTTGAAGACATGGTTtccaaagatgaaaaatgtcGAGAATGGCTAGACATACTTCAAAGGTTTCCTGTCCAAAAGCATCCATCTTGA
- the LOC101208790 gene encoding pentatricopeptide repeat-containing protein At3g22470, mitochondrial isoform X2: protein MAGIMRRGYIPDVVTYTSLIKGLCMEHRISEATRLFIRMQKLGCWPNVVTYGTLIKGLCRTGNINLALKLHQEMLNGTSPYAINCKPNIFSYNIIIDELCKIGKWKEAKRLFNEMVDQGVRPDVVTFSALIDTLCKEGMVIEAKKFLETMMLRGIVPDLFTFTSLIEGFCLVGDLDSAKELFLSMPSKGYEPDVISYTVLIYGYCKTFNVEEAMKLYNEMLRVGKWPDMKTFCVLLKGLFLAGKVGDAKKLFGVVKPHAVPKNLYICSVFLDGLCKNGCLFEAMELFNELKSYNMKLDIESFNCLIDGLCKARKLETAWELFEKLSQEGLQPDVVTYCIMINGFCKNGQVDNANILFQMMEENGCTPNLLTYSALLHGFYKNNKLEEVVKLLHKMIQKDVSLAASIYTIVEDMVSKDEKCREWLDILQRFPVQKHPS, encoded by the coding sequence ATGGCGGGTATTATGAGGAGAGGTTACATTCCTGATGTAGTGACATATACTTCCTTGATTAAGGGCCTGTGTATGGAGCATAGGATTAGTGAAGCCACAAGGCTATTTATCAGAATGCAAAAGTTAGGTTGTTGGCCTAATGTTGTTACGTATGGGACTTTAATAAAGGGCCTATGTCGAACAGGGAATATTAACCTTGCACTTAAGTTGCACCAAGAAATGCTCAATGGCACTAGTCCATATGCGATTAATTGTAAGcctaatattttttcatataatatcaTCATAGATGAACTTTGTAAGATTGGAAAGTGGAAAGAGGCTAAACGTTTGTTCAATGAGATGGTGGATCAAGGTGTTAGACCAGACGTGGTTACATTTAGTGCATTGATTGATACGCTTTGCAAGGAAGGAATGGTTATCGAAGCTAAGAAGTTTCTAGAGACGATGATGCTAAGGGGTATCGTTCCTGATTTGTTTACTTTTACTTCACTTATTGAGGGGTTTTGTTTGGTTGGTGATCTGGATAGTGCTAAGGAGTTGTTCCTTAGTATGCCAAGTAAGGGATATGAACCTGATGTGATTAGTTACACTGTGCTAATCTATGGGTATTGTAAAACCTTTAACGTGGAAGAAGCAATGAAGCTTTACAATGAAATGCTTCGTGTGGGAAAGTGGCCAGATATGAAAACTTTTTGTGTACTGTTAAAAGGGCTTTTTCTTGCGGGCAAGGTTGGTGATGCAAAGAAACTATTTGGTGTCGTTAAACCTCATGCTGTTcccaaaaatttatatatatgtagtgTTTTCTTAGATGGGTTGTGTAAGAATGGCTGTTTATTTGAAGCAATGGAACTTTTCAATGAGCTCAAATCATACAACATGAAATTGGACATTGAAAGCTTCAACTGTCTAATTGACGGCCTATGCAAAGCAAGGAAACTTGAAACTGCTTGGGAGCTATTTGAAAAACTATCTCAGGAAGGGCTTCAACCAGATGTTGTGACATATTGCATTATGATCAATGGATTTTGTAAAAACGGACAAGTAGATaatgcaaatattttatttcaaatgatGGAAGAAAATGGTTGTACTCCTAACTTACTTACTTATAGCGCCTTGTTGCATGGTttctacaaaaataataaattagagGAGGTGGTTAAACTCCTCCATAAGATGATTCAAAAGGATGTGTCACTAGCTGCTAGCATTTACACTATAGTTGAAGACATGGTTtccaaagatgaaaaatgtcGAGAATGGCTAGACATACTTCAAAGGTTTCCTGTCCAAAAGCATCCATCTTGA
- the LOC101209034 gene encoding glutaredoxin-C13 — protein MEKVNRLAAENEVLIISKSSCCLCYAVSVLLRDLGVSPMVYELDQDPEGRDMEKALVRLQGCNTPPVPAVFIAGDLVGSTNELMSLHLSGDLNRMLKPYKAVQEN, from the coding sequence ATGGAAAAGGTGAATAGATTAGCAGCTGAAAATGAAGTGCTAATAATAAGCAAGAGTTCTTGCTGCCTTTGTTATGCTGTGAGTGTTCTTCTAAGGGATCTTGGAGTTAGTCCCATGGTGTACGAGCTTGATCAAGACCCTGAAGGAAGAGACATGGAGAAGGCTCTTGTAAGGCTTCAAGGCTGCAACACGCCACCTGTTCCCGCTGTCTTCATTGCCGGAGACCTCGTCGGGTCAACCAATGAACTGATGTCTCTTCATCTTAGTGGAGATCTCAATCGAATGTTGAAACCCTACAAGGCGGTTCAAGAGAACTAG
- the LOC101207974 gene encoding microtubule-associated protein 1B isoform X1 — protein sequence MGACATKPKVKADDLAAIPAPEPIDHDIVKNNEEVKFVEEEKKSDQTDEKKKENNEKVVVKEKKPPSLASLLVEKEAAPAVEVSGIPKAEEKPKAKEVAAPTIEAELKKSEEKPKEKDEKSV from the exons ATGGGTGCCTGCGCTACCAAGCCTAAAGTCAAGGCCGATGATTTGGCTGCAATCCCTGCACCCGAACCTATTGATCATGACATTGTGAAGAACAACGAGGAAGTCAAATTCGtggaagaggaaaagaagagTGATCAGACcgatgaaaaaaagaaggaaaacaaCGAGAAAGTTGTCGTCAAGGAGAAGAAGCCCCCGTCTCTCGCCTCCTTGCTCGTTGAG AAGGAAGCCGCTCCGGCGGTAGAAGTTTCCGGCATACCGAAGGCCGAGGAAAAGCCGAAGGCGAAAGAAGTGGCAGCGCCAACTATTGAAGCAGAACTGAAGAAAAGCGAAgagaaaccaaaagaaaaggatgagAAAAGCGTATGa
- the LOC101207974 gene encoding microtubule-associated protein 1B isoform X2, giving the protein MGACATKPKVKADDLAAIPAPEPIDHDIVKNNEEVKFVEEEKKSDQTDEKKKENNEKVVVKEKKPPSLASLLVEEAAPAVEVSGIPKAEEKPKAKEVAAPTIEAELKKSEEKPKEKDEKSV; this is encoded by the exons ATGGGTGCCTGCGCTACCAAGCCTAAAGTCAAGGCCGATGATTTGGCTGCAATCCCTGCACCCGAACCTATTGATCATGACATTGTGAAGAACAACGAGGAAGTCAAATTCGtggaagaggaaaagaagagTGATCAGACcgatgaaaaaaagaaggaaaacaaCGAGAAAGTTGTCGTCAAGGAGAAGAAGCCCCCGTCTCTCGCCTCCTTGCTCGTTGAG GAAGCCGCTCCGGCGGTAGAAGTTTCCGGCATACCGAAGGCCGAGGAAAAGCCGAAGGCGAAAGAAGTGGCAGCGCCAACTATTGAAGCAGAACTGAAGAAAAGCGAAgagaaaccaaaagaaaaggatgagAAAAGCGTATGa